Proteins from one Bacteroides zhangwenhongii genomic window:
- a CDS encoding lipoprotein signal peptidase → MKKLFTKGRIALLVIFSVLIIDQIIKIWIKTHMYWHESIRVTDWFYIYFTENNGMAFGMEIFGKLFLTTFRIVAVALIGWYLYKIIKKGFKTGYIVCVALILTGALGNIIDSVFYGVIFNESTHSQIASFMPEGGGYSTWFYGKVVDMFYFPIIDTNWPAWMPFVGGEHFIFFSPIFNFADAAISCGIIALLLFYSKYLNESYHSLDKEEKRSVNHE, encoded by the coding sequence ATGAAGAAACTATTCACGAAAGGGAGAATCGCCCTGCTCGTTATCTTTTCCGTATTAATTATTGACCAGATCATTAAAATCTGGATTAAGACTCATATGTATTGGCATGAAAGCATACGTGTGACGGATTGGTTTTATATCTATTTCACCGAAAACAATGGAATGGCTTTCGGCATGGAGATTTTTGGGAAGTTGTTCCTGACCACTTTCCGTATTGTTGCGGTAGCGTTGATAGGGTGGTATCTCTACAAGATAATAAAAAAAGGATTCAAAACAGGCTATATTGTTTGTGTGGCTTTGATTCTGACCGGTGCTTTGGGTAATATTATAGATAGTGTCTTTTATGGAGTGATCTTCAATGAAAGCACACATTCGCAGATTGCGAGCTTTATGCCCGAAGGAGGAGGATATTCTACCTGGTTCTACGGTAAGGTTGTGGATATGTTCTACTTCCCGATTATAGATACGAACTGGCCTGCTTGGATGCCGTTTGTGGGTGGCGAGCATTTTATATTCTTTAGTCCGATCTTTAATTTTGCTGATGCTGCTATTAGCTGTGGTATCATTGCTTTATTGCTTTTTTATAGTAAATATCTGAATGAGTCATATCATTCGTTGGATAAGGAAGAAAAGAGAAGTGTGAATCATGAATAA
- a CDS encoding TraR/DksA family transcriptional regulator has translation MAEKTRYSDAELEEFRAIIMEKLELAQRDYEQLKKSLMGLDGNDTDDTSPTYKVLEEGANTLSKEETTRLAQRQLKFIQGLQAALVRIENKTYGICRETGKLIPAERLRAVPHATLSIEAKNSGKK, from the coding sequence ATGGCAGAAAAGACTAGATACTCAGATGCGGAACTCGAAGAATTCCGTGCCATTATTATGGAGAAACTGGAATTGGCCCAACGTGACTATGAACAGTTGAAGAAGAGTTTGATGGGATTGGACGGTAATGATACCGATGATACGTCTCCTACCTATAAAGTGTTGGAAGAAGGTGCGAATACGCTATCCAAAGAAGAAACAACCCGTCTGGCACAGCGCCAGTTGAAGTTCATACAAGGATTGCAGGCAGCTTTGGTACGTATTGAGAATAAGACGTATGGTATCTGTCGTGAAACAGGAAAGTTGATTCCGGCAGAACGTCTGCGCGCTGTTCCTCATGCTACATTAAGCATTGAAGCAAAGAACAGCGGTAAAAAATAA
- the ileS gene encoding isoleucine--tRNA ligase, with protein MGKRFTEYSQFDLSQVNKDVLKKWDENQVFAKSMTERDGCLSFVFFEGPPSANGMPGIHHVMARTIKDIFCRYKTMKGYQVKRKAGWDTHGLPVELGVEKALGITKEDIGKKISVAEYNAACRKDVMKFTKEWEDLTHKMGYWVDMKHPYITYDNRYIETLWWLLKQLYKKGLLYKGYTIQPYSPAAGTGLSSHELNQPGCYRDVKDTTMVAQFKIKDPKPEMTGWGTPYFLAWTTTPWTLPSNTALCVGPKFDYVVVQSYNAYNGEPITVVLAKALLNTHFNPKAADLNLEDYKPGDKLVPFKVVAEYKGTELVGMEYEQLIPWVKPIEVSEDGMWKVSDKGFRVIQGDYVTTEDGTGIVHIAPTFGADDANVARAAGIPSLFMINKKGETRPMVDLTGKFYLLDELDERFVKECVDVDKYKEYQGAWVKNAYDPQFTVDGKYDEKAAQTAESLDIALCMMMKAGKQAFKIEKHVHNYPHCWRTDKPVLYYPLDSWFIRSTACKERMMELNKTINWKPESTGTGRFGKWLENLNDWNLSRSRYWGTPLPIWRTEDNTDEKCIESVEELYNEIEKSVAAGFMQSNPYKDKGFVPGEYTEQNYDKIDLHRPYVDDIILVSKDGKPMKREMDLIDVWFDSGSMPYAQIHYPFENKELLDSRQVYPADFIAEGVDQTRGWFFTLHAIATMVFDSVSYKAVISNGLVLDKNGNKMSKRLGNAVDPFSTIEKYGSDPLRWYMITNSSPWDNLKFDVDGIEEVRRKFFGTLYNTYSFFALYANVDGFEYKEADVPMAERPEIDRWILSVLNTLIKEVDTCYNEYEPTKAGRLISDFVNDNLSNWYVRLNRKRFWGGEFTQDKLSAYQTLYICLETVAKLMSPIAPFYADRLYTDLITATGRDNVVSVHLAKFPEYQENSIDKELEARMKMAQDVTSMVLALRRKVNIKVRQPLQCIMVPVVDEEQKAHIEAVKNLIMNEVNVKEVKFVDGAAGVLVKKVKCDFKKLGPKFGKQMKAVAAAVAGMSQEAIAELEKNGKYVLNLDGAEAVIEAADVEIFSEDIPGWLVANEGKLTVALEVTVTEELRREGIARELVNRIQNIRKSSGFEITDKIKITISKNTQTDDAVKEYNTYICNQVLGTSLELVDEVKDGTELNFDDFSLFVNVIKD; from the coding sequence ATGGGTAAGAGATTTACTGAGTATTCGCAGTTTGACCTTTCACAGGTGAACAAAGATGTGCTGAAGAAATGGGACGAAAACCAGGTTTTCGCCAAGAGTATGACAGAACGTGATGGCTGTCTTTCGTTCGTTTTTTTTGAAGGACCTCCCTCGGCTAATGGTATGCCGGGTATTCACCATGTAATGGCCCGTACGATTAAGGATATTTTCTGCCGTTACAAAACGATGAAAGGGTATCAGGTAAAGCGTAAAGCCGGATGGGATACGCATGGACTGCCTGTAGAATTGGGTGTAGAAAAGGCGTTGGGTATCACAAAGGAGGATATCGGCAAGAAAATCTCCGTAGCCGAATATAATGCTGCTTGTCGCAAGGATGTGATGAAGTTTACTAAAGAATGGGAGGACTTGACTCACAAGATGGGATATTGGGTGGATATGAAACATCCCTATATCACGTATGACAACCGTTATATTGAAACCCTTTGGTGGCTGTTAAAGCAATTATATAAGAAAGGATTGTTGTATAAAGGATATACCATCCAGCCGTATTCTCCGGCAGCAGGAACGGGGTTGAGTTCTCATGAGCTGAACCAGCCGGGATGTTACCGGGATGTGAAGGATACGACGATGGTTGCCCAATTCAAGATAAAGGACCCGAAACCGGAAATGACCGGATGGGGAACCCCTTATTTCCTTGCTTGGACCACCACTCCATGGACATTGCCTTCAAATACGGCACTCTGTGTCGGCCCGAAATTTGATTATGTGGTTGTACAGTCATACAATGCATATAATGGAGAACCGATTACGGTTGTTTTGGCTAAGGCGTTGTTAAATACTCACTTTAATCCGAAAGCTGCGGACTTGAATCTGGAAGATTACAAACCGGGAGATAAGCTGGTTCCGTTCAAGGTAGTGGCCGAATATAAAGGGACGGAACTGGTGGGCATGGAATATGAACAACTCATTCCTTGGGTGAAACCGATAGAGGTTTCCGAAGACGGAATGTGGAAAGTCAGCGATAAAGGCTTCCGGGTTATTCAAGGGGATTATGTGACGACGGAAGACGGTACGGGTATCGTGCACATTGCACCGACTTTTGGTGCGGATGATGCGAATGTGGCACGTGCGGCAGGTATTCCGTCATTGTTCATGATAAATAAGAAAGGTGAAACCCGCCCGATGGTAGATCTTACCGGTAAGTTCTATTTATTGGATGAACTGGATGAAAGATTTGTCAAGGAATGCGTGGATGTAGATAAATATAAGGAATATCAAGGCGCATGGGTGAAGAATGCTTATGACCCGCAGTTTACGGTGGACGGAAAATATGATGAGAAGGCTGCCCAGACTGCCGAATCTTTGGATATTGCTCTTTGCATGATGATGAAGGCTGGTAAGCAAGCTTTCAAAATAGAAAAGCACGTCCATAACTATCCGCACTGTTGGCGTACAGACAAACCGGTACTTTATTATCCGTTGGATAGCTGGTTTATCCGTTCTACAGCTTGCAAGGAGCGTATGATGGAATTGAACAAGACTATCAACTGGAAACCGGAGTCTACCGGAACAGGACGCTTCGGTAAATGGCTGGAAAACTTGAATGACTGGAACTTAAGCCGTTCACGTTATTGGGGAACTCCGCTTCCTATCTGGCGCACGGAAGATAATACGGACGAAAAGTGTATTGAATCCGTAGAGGAACTTTATAATGAAATAGAGAAATCGGTGGCTGCCGGATTCATGCAGTCGAACCCGTATAAGGATAAGGGATTTGTTCCGGGTGAATATACAGAGCAGAACTATGACAAGATTGACCTTCACCGCCCGTACGTGGATGATATTATTTTGGTTTCTAAAGACGGTAAGCCGATGAAGCGTGAAATGGACTTGATAGATGTTTGGTTCGATTCTGGTTCCATGCCATACGCACAGATCCATTATCCGTTTGAAAACAAGGAACTGTTGGATAGCCGTCAGGTATATCCTGCCGATTTCATTGCAGAAGGAGTGGATCAGACACGCGGATGGTTCTTCACATTGCATGCGATTGCCACTATGGTATTCGACAGTGTATCTTATAAAGCGGTAATTTCTAACGGATTAGTGTTGGATAAGAACGGTAACAAGATGTCCAAGCGTTTGGGTAATGCTGTCGATCCGTTTAGTACAATTGAGAAATATGGTTCTGACCCGTTGCGCTGGTATATGATTACCAACTCGTCTCCGTGGGATAATTTGAAATTCGATGTAGACGGAATAGAAGAAGTCCGTCGTAAATTCTTCGGTACTTTATATAATACCTATTCGTTCTTTGCGCTTTATGCCAATGTTGACGGATTTGAATATAAGGAAGCGGATGTGCCGATGGCGGAACGTCCGGAAATCGACCGTTGGATTCTGTCTGTATTGAACACGTTGATAAAAGAGGTAGATACCTGTTATAATGAATATGAGCCGACAAAGGCTGGACGTTTGATTTCCGACTTTGTGAATGATAATTTGTCCAATTGGTACGTTCGTCTGAATCGTAAACGTTTCTGGGGTGGTGAATTTACACAGGATAAACTGTCTGCATACCAGACATTGTATATATGTCTTGAGACAGTGGCTAAATTGATGTCGCCGATAGCTCCGTTCTATGCCGACAGGTTGTACACAGACTTGATTACAGCGACAGGACGTGATAATGTTGTGTCTGTCCACTTGGCTAAATTTCCGGAATACCAGGAAAATAGCATAGATAAAGAACTGGAAGCCCGTATGAAAATGGCGCAGGATGTAACGTCTATGGTATTGGCATTACGTCGTAAAGTGAATATCAAAGTGCGCCAACCTCTGCAATGTATCATGGTTCCGGTGGTAGATGAAGAACAGAAAGCCCATATCGAAGCGGTGAAGAACTTGATAATGAATGAAGTTAATGTCAAGGAAGTTAAATTTGTAGATGGTGCTGCCGGTGTATTGGTAAAGAAGGTGAAGTGCGACTTTAAGAAATTGGGTCCGAAGTTTGGAAAACAAATGAAAGCAGTGGCTGCTGCTGTTGCCGGAATGTCGCAGGAAGCTATCGCCGAGCTGGAAAAGAATGGAAAATATGTGCTGAACCTGGATGGAGCGGAAGCTGTTATTGAAGCAGCGGATGTGGAAATCTTCAGTGAGGATATTCCGGGATGGCTGGTTGCCAATGAAGGTAAGCTGACTGTTGCGCTTGAAGTAACCGTTACCGAAGAGTTGCGGCGTGAGGGTATTGCCCGTGAATTGGTAAATCGTATTCAAAACATACGAAAATCAAGCGGTTTCGAGATTACAGACAAAATAAAAATAACAATCTCGAAAAATACGCAAACAGATGATGCGGTAAAAGAATATAATACTTATATTTGTAACCAAGTTTTAGGCACATCTTTAGAACTTGTAGATGAAGTGAAAGACGGTACAGAGCTTAACTTTGACGATTTCTCACTGTTCGTGAATGTGATAAAAGACTAA
- a CDS encoding DUF2776 domain-containing protein, which yields MNYGISILFRAIPLVMALFCFGYGAFIYGYGDAGGRVVAGPVVFSLGMICIALFCTAATIIRQIIHTYNRAAKYGLPILGYLAAIATIITGICIFSGADSPSAFVAGHVITGVGFITGCVATAATSSTRFSFIPGNSKSTGNEVPDGAFSLGEERTMEAVVITISLVAWIWAFVLLANSHVHPAYFVAGHVMVGLACICTSLIALVATIARQIRNVYSEKERSQWPKLVLLMGSISFIWGLFVIFADSGSTNGTTGYIMLGLGLVCYSISSKVILLAKIWRHEFKLANRIPLIPVLTALACLFLAAFVFELATVHSDYFIPARVLSGLGAICFTLFSIVSILESGTSGKG from the coding sequence ATGAATTACGGTATTAGTATTTTATTCAGAGCAATCCCTTTGGTGATGGCACTCTTTTGCTTCGGATACGGAGCATTCATTTACGGTTACGGAGATGCAGGAGGTCGCGTTGTGGCAGGCCCCGTCGTTTTTTCACTAGGCATGATATGTATTGCGCTGTTCTGTACGGCGGCTACCATTATCCGGCAAATCATACATACTTATAACCGAGCCGCAAAATATGGATTGCCGATCCTTGGTTATCTGGCAGCTATTGCGACAATCATCACAGGAATATGCATCTTCAGTGGAGCTGATTCTCCTTCAGCATTCGTTGCCGGTCATGTAATAACCGGTGTCGGATTTATTACAGGCTGCGTAGCCACTGCCGCCACTTCTTCCACCCGCTTTTCTTTTATTCCCGGAAACTCTAAAAGCACAGGGAATGAAGTTCCGGATGGAGCTTTTTCTTTGGGAGAAGAACGTACGATGGAAGCCGTTGTAATCACCATATCTTTGGTTGCATGGATATGGGCATTCGTTTTATTAGCCAACAGCCATGTTCATCCGGCTTACTTTGTGGCAGGTCATGTAATGGTAGGCCTTGCATGTATTTGTACCAGTCTGATTGCGTTAGTAGCTACTATAGCCCGACAGATACGTAATGTATATTCGGAAAAAGAACGTTCACAATGGCCGAAGTTAGTATTACTGATGGGATCTATTTCCTTCATTTGGGGGCTTTTTGTAATTTTCGCAGACTCAGGAAGTACAAACGGTACTACAGGCTATATCATGCTTGGGCTTGGTTTAGTATGTTACAGTATCTCCAGTAAAGTAATCCTCCTGGCAAAAATATGGAGACATGAATTCAAATTAGCCAACCGCATTCCTTTAATTCCGGTACTGACGGCATTGGCTTGCTTATTCTTGGCTGCATTTGTATTTGAACTTGCCACTGTACATTCGGATTATTTCATTCCCGCCCGCGTCTTATCGGGACTGGGAGCTATCTGTTTTACCTTATTCTCCATCGTCAGTATCCTCGAAAGCGGTACTTCCGGGAAGGGATAA
- a CDS encoding carbon-nitrogen hydrolase family protein — translation MEQHPIKINKVQIRNLQIEDYVQLSQSFTRVYSDGSDVFWTREQIQKLIKIFPEGQIVTVVDDKIVGCALSIIVDYDKVKNDHTYAQVTGKETFNTHNPKGNILYGIEVFIHPGYRGLRLARRMYEYRKELCETLNLKAIMFGGRIPNYHKYADKMRPKEYIERVRQREIYDPVLTFQLSNDFHVRKVMTNYLPNDEESKHYACLLQWDNIYYQPPTQEYINPKTTVRVGLVQWQMRSYKTLDDLFEQVEFFVDAVSDYKSDFVLFPEYFNAPLMSKYNDKGESQAIRGLAKYTEEIRDRFINLAISYNINIITGSMPYVKEDGLLYNVGFLCRRDGTYEMYEKMHVTPDEIKSWGLSGGKLLQTFDTDCAKIGVLICYDVEFPELSRLMADQGMQILFVPFLTDTQNAYSRVRVCAQARAIENECFVVIAGSVGNLPRVHNMDIQYAQSGVFTPCDFAFPTDGKRAEATPNTEMILVSDVDLDLLNELHTYGSVRNLKDRRSDVYEVRLKK, via the coding sequence ATGGAACAACATCCGATAAAAATTAATAAAGTGCAGATACGCAATCTGCAAATAGAAGATTATGTACAGCTATCCCAGTCGTTTACCCGCGTCTATTCAGATGGTAGCGATGTGTTTTGGACTCGTGAGCAGATTCAGAAGTTAATTAAGATTTTTCCGGAAGGCCAGATTGTCACAGTAGTCGATGATAAAATAGTTGGTTGTGCTCTTTCTATCATTGTTGATTATGATAAAGTAAAGAACGACCATACGTATGCGCAAGTGACAGGTAAGGAAACATTCAACACGCATAATCCTAAAGGAAATATCCTCTACGGTATTGAAGTGTTTATTCATCCGGGTTATCGTGGTTTGCGTCTGGCACGTCGTATGTATGAATACCGTAAGGAACTTTGCGAAACATTGAATCTGAAAGCTATTATGTTTGGTGGACGTATCCCCAATTATCATAAATATGCTGATAAGATGCGTCCGAAAGAATACATCGAACGGGTGCGTCAGCGCGAAATCTATGATCCGGTTCTGACTTTTCAGTTGTCAAATGATTTTCATGTCCGTAAGGTCATGACCAATTATCTTCCTAATGACGAAGAATCGAAACATTATGCTTGTTTGTTGCAATGGGATAATATTTATTATCAGCCACCTACGCAGGAATATATTAATCCGAAAACAACAGTCCGTGTAGGCTTGGTGCAGTGGCAGATGCGTAGTTATAAGACATTGGACGATTTGTTTGAGCAAGTAGAGTTTTTCGTGGACGCAGTATCGGATTATAAAAGTGATTTTGTTCTTTTCCCGGAGTATTTCAATGCTCCTTTGATGTCGAAGTATAATGATAAAGGAGAATCTCAGGCCATTCGTGGGCTCGCGAAGTACACAGAGGAAATTCGCGACAGATTTATCAACCTGGCAATCAGTTATAATATCAATATTATTACCGGAAGTATGCCGTATGTCAAAGAAGACGGACTTCTATACAATGTAGGATTCCTTTGTCGTCGGGACGGTACATACGAAATGTATGAAAAAATGCATGTCACTCCGGATGAAATCAAGAGTTGGGGGTTGAGTGGTGGTAAGTTGTTGCAGACATTTGATACCGATTGCGCTAAAATCGGAGTTTTAATTTGTTATGACGTAGAGTTTCCCGAGCTATCCCGTTTGATGGCGGATCAAGGGATGCAGATATTATTTGTGCCTTTCCTGACCGATACGCAGAATGCTTATTCCCGTGTCCGGGTATGTGCGCAGGCACGCGCTATTGAAAATGAATGTTTTGTAGTTATTGCGGGAAGTGTGGGGAATCTTCCTCGTGTACATAATATGGATATTCAATATGCCCAGTCCGGTGTCTTCACTCCCTGCGACTTTGCTTTCCCGACTGACGGAAAGAGAGCGGAAGCGACTCCTAATACCGAGATGATTCTTGTTTCGGATGTGGATCTGGATTTATTGAATGAACTGCATACTTATGGTAGCGTACGTAATCTGAAAGATCGCAGAAGTGATGTTTATGAAGTAAGACTAAAGAAATAA
- a CDS encoding AraC family transcriptional regulator, protein MNSNKFSYQGQIDTILHYLNSMIQKNWTGKTADEFNRLISIPELAKMACMSVRNLQLMFKAYTSETLHQYIIRTRMEYAQQLLKDNKKSIAEIYEYIGFANQSALNNTLQKKYNLTPRELQKKLLETNHTYPSYISPYRIVESETIPVLFLSYIGNYDTCSTVAFETYTWDCLYEYAKENSLLLDKEDYWGIAYDDTDITSLEKCRFYACIAIQKGIGPNLPLTSPIKHMDLPQGTYAVYIHQGDYALLDAFYETILKQLPQFYSLGETPILEHYLNSPTDTDVKELLTEVWIPIVK, encoded by the coding sequence ATGAATTCCAACAAATTCTCCTATCAAGGACAAATCGATACAATTCTTCATTATCTAAATTCCATGATACAAAAGAATTGGACAGGTAAAACTGCCGATGAGTTCAATCGTTTGATATCCATACCTGAATTAGCTAAAATGGCATGCATGTCTGTTCGTAATCTTCAGCTGATGTTTAAAGCTTACACTAGCGAAACATTACATCAATATATCATTCGTACACGCATGGAATATGCCCAGCAATTACTCAAAGATAATAAAAAAAGTATAGCTGAAATATATGAATATATTGGATTTGCTAACCAGTCAGCTTTAAATAATACACTTCAAAAAAAATACAATCTCACTCCTCGAGAACTACAAAAGAAATTATTGGAAACAAATCATACTTATCCTTCATATATTTCTCCTTACCGCATAGTGGAATCAGAAACAATACCTGTCTTATTTTTATCTTATATTGGCAATTATGACACTTGTAGCACAGTTGCTTTTGAGACATACACTTGGGACTGCCTATATGAATATGCAAAAGAAAACTCTTTATTGCTAGATAAGGAAGATTATTGGGGGATAGCTTATGATGACACGGACATTACCTCATTAGAAAAATGCCGTTTTTACGCTTGTATAGCTATTCAAAAAGGAATAGGCCCCAATCTCCCTCTCACTAGTCCAATAAAACACATGGATTTACCTCAAGGTACATACGCAGTTTATATCCATCAAGGAGATTATGCATTGTTAGATGCCTTTTATGAGACAATATTGAAACAATTACCGCAATTTTATAGCTTAGGAGAAACTCCAATCCTGGAACATTACTTGAACTCTCCCACCGACACAGATGTGAAAGAGCTTCTTACTGAAGTTTGGATTCCAATCGTTAAATAA
- a CDS encoding 5' nucleotidase, NT5C type, translating to MISTLSTSKPILYIDMDNVLVDFQSGINKLSEYEKREYEGRYDEVPNIFARMSPYEGAINAYHHLARFYDVYILSTAPWNNPSAWSDKLIWVRKWLGTDGYKRLILSHHKNLNKGDFLIDDRLKNGAENFSGELILFGSEQYPNWDSVVDYLILSK from the coding sequence ATGATATCAACATTATCGACTTCCAAACCTATCCTTTATATTGATATGGATAATGTTCTGGTTGATTTTCAATCAGGTATTAACAAGTTGAGTGAATACGAAAAGAGAGAGTATGAAGGACGATATGATGAGGTTCCTAATATTTTTGCAAGAATGAGTCCGTATGAAGGAGCAATTAATGCCTACCATCATTTAGCGCGTTTTTATGATGTATATATTCTTTCCACGGCACCTTGGAATAATCCTTCTGCCTGGTCAGATAAACTAATATGGGTGAGAAAATGGTTAGGTACAGATGGTTATAAACGATTAATTCTTAGTCATCATAAAAATTTGAACAAAGGGGACTTTCTGATAGATGATCGCCTCAAAAATGGTGCTGAAAATTTTAGTGGTGAATTAATCTTATTTGGTTCGGAACAGTATCCGAATTGGGACTCCGTTGTTGACTATTTGATATTATCTAAGTGA